A section of the Elizabethkingia anophelis R26 genome encodes:
- the pncA gene encoding bifunctional nicotinamidase/pyrazinamidase, which yields MKKALIIVDVQNDFCEGGSLAVPGASEIIPYIKGLMDSDQYDQIVLTQDFHPANHKSFASNNSRNVGETIILNGIPQFMWPDHCVQGTPGAEFHPALNRDKATHIIQKGKNPEIDSYSAFQDNNHFMKTGLTDFLKYHDIELVEIAGLALDYCVRATCLDAVKEGFITCLHFNGTRAVNVKPDSGKDTIYELIENKVSVLA from the coding sequence ATGAAAAAAGCATTAATTATAGTAGATGTACAAAATGATTTCTGTGAAGGAGGATCTTTAGCTGTACCAGGAGCCAGCGAAATTATTCCGTACATCAAAGGCCTTATGGATAGCGATCAGTACGATCAAATTGTATTAACACAAGACTTTCATCCGGCCAATCATAAAAGCTTTGCTTCCAATAACAGCAGAAATGTAGGCGAAACAATTATATTGAACGGTATTCCTCAGTTTATGTGGCCTGATCACTGTGTACAAGGAACACCTGGTGCAGAATTTCACCCTGCACTAAATCGTGACAAAGCTACCCATATTATTCAGAAAGGTAAAAACCCTGAAATTGACAGTTATAGCGCATTCCAGGATAACAATCACTTTATGAAAACAGGACTTACTGATTTTCTAAAATATCATGATATCGAATTGGTGGAAATAGCAGGACTTGCCTTAGATTATTGTGTAAGAGCTACTTGTCTGGATGCTGTAAAAGAAGGTTTTATTACCTGTCTTCATTTCAATGGTACTCGCGCAGTAAATGTAAAGCCAGACAGCGGAAAAGATACAATCTACGAGCTAATCGAAAATAAAGTGAGTGTTCTGGCATAA
- a CDS encoding YfiT family bacillithiol transferase encodes MDLEQKKYPIGRFQKPVEFDEGKIKGWITVIKEFPEKVKELTQNMSDEQLDTPYRENGWTVRQVVHHCADSHINSFTRFKLALTEDKPVIKPYMENLWAELEDTKHLAIDSSLSILEGLHHRWTVLLESMTTEDYHRIFVHPEHNNEITLYTALATYDWHCNHHLGHIQLTLQK; translated from the coding sequence ATGGATTTAGAGCAGAAAAAATATCCCATCGGAAGATTTCAGAAACCTGTGGAATTTGATGAAGGTAAAATAAAGGGCTGGATTACAGTTATAAAGGAATTTCCTGAGAAAGTAAAAGAACTAACACAAAATATGTCCGATGAACAATTGGATACTCCTTACAGAGAAAATGGTTGGACTGTACGACAGGTAGTGCACCATTGTGCAGACTCACATATAAATTCCTTTACAAGATTTAAGCTGGCTCTTACGGAAGACAAACCGGTTATAAAACCATATATGGAAAATTTGTGGGCAGAATTAGAGGACACGAAGCATCTGGCTATAGATTCATCATTATCCATATTGGAAGGCCTACATCATCGTTGGACGGTTTTGTTGGAAAGTATGACCACCGAGGATTATCACAGAATATTTGTGCATCCTGAGCATAATAATGAGATTACGCTCTATACAGCACTGGCAACCTATGATTGGCATTGTAACCATCATTTAGGGCATATACAATTAACATTACAAAAGTAA
- the ytxJ gene encoding bacillithiol system redox-active protein YtxJ, with protein MGIFDLFKNKEELRNSPWLTIESSEDLDKVVEESKHSKVAIFKHSTSCFISKMVLRNFEADLNKQTPDGYKFYYLDLLRFRPISNQIAEQFMVRHESPQIIVLENGKAIYKASHENINLELLP; from the coding sequence ATGGGAATATTTGATTTATTTAAAAATAAAGAAGAACTAAGGAATAGTCCGTGGCTTACCATAGAATCATCTGAAGATTTGGATAAGGTTGTTGAGGAGTCTAAGCATTCCAAAGTGGCAATTTTTAAACATTCTACAAGCTGTTTTATCAGTAAAATGGTTCTGAGAAATTTTGAAGCAGATCTTAATAAACAAACTCCTGATGGGTATAAATTTTATTATCTGGATTTGTTACGTTTCAGACCCATCTCTAACCAGATTGCTGAACAGTTTATGGTAAGGCATGAAAGTCCTCAAATCATTGTACTGGAAAATGGAAAGGCTATTTATAAAGCTTCACATGAAAATATAAACCTGGAATTACTACCTTAG
- a CDS encoding Crp/Fnr family transcriptional regulator: MVTENFSKYIQQLFGIQDQQVSVCENLIKLKKVPKGRVLVRAGEINKELYFVEQGLLRQYFTDKNGKEHVLYFAPENWLLGDRNSSYFSVPTDFTIEAVEDTVVVILEPEFFINLSKEYKDAIEKSEFLLHRHIRQLQKRVSQLLGATAEERYLDFITTYPNLMMRVPQWMIASYLGITPESLSRVRRELAKKNFLPG; this comes from the coding sequence ATGGTAACAGAAAATTTTTCAAAATATATTCAACAGCTTTTTGGAATTCAGGATCAGCAGGTTTCGGTCTGCGAGAATCTGATTAAACTCAAAAAAGTTCCAAAAGGAAGAGTCCTTGTAAGAGCAGGAGAAATTAATAAAGAACTTTATTTTGTGGAACAAGGATTGCTTCGCCAATATTTTACGGATAAAAATGGTAAAGAGCATGTATTGTACTTTGCTCCGGAAAACTGGTTGCTGGGAGACAGAAATAGTTCATACTTCAGCGTTCCTACAGATTTCACAATAGAAGCTGTTGAAGATACGGTTGTTGTAATTCTGGAACCGGAATTTTTTATTAATCTGAGTAAAGAATACAAAGATGCTATTGAAAAATCTGAATTCTTATTACACCGTCATATCCGTCAGCTTCAGAAAAGAGTATCACAGTTATTAGGTGCTACAGCAGAAGAGCGATATCTGGATTTTATTACTACTTATCCAAACCTTATGATGAGGGTCCCTCAATGGATGATTGCGTCATATCTGGGAATAACACCGGAAAGCCTTAGCCGTGTCCGTAGAGAACTGGCAAAGAAAAACTTTCTTCCCGGATAG